A stretch of [Clostridium] scindens DNA encodes these proteins:
- the xdhC gene encoding xanthine dehydrogenase accessory protein XdhC translates to MRKLFSILKDTLQSGQDAVLVSVVASSGSAPRGAGAHMLVTRKGRVRGTVGGGAVEHECIQRALGVLDSKNSHLEQFRLRPNQAADLGMVCGGDISVFFRYISSGDEQMIDLAIRAIRMFDQDRKCWLAMDLSKEGKGQMYLYEEGDLPKKVQVAVCAKARSEPQESPAKYYLEKLVQGSKVYIFGGGHVAQEAVPTLARVNFDCIVLEDREDFAKPELFPGARRTRLVDMEHLEEVCRDITSDDYICVMTRGHQHDFLVEKQILRTPASYIGVIGSRKKKEAVFAKLRQEGYTDQDLARIKTPMGLDIQAETPAEIAVSIAAEMIMERARRNHIERPNEGGKEPCV, encoded by the coding sequence ATGAGAAAATTATTCTCTATACTAAAGGATACGCTGCAGAGCGGGCAGGATGCCGTGCTGGTATCCGTGGTGGCAAGTTCGGGCTCCGCGCCCCGGGGCGCGGGAGCGCATATGCTGGTTACAAGGAAGGGGCGCGTCAGAGGGACGGTAGGCGGCGGCGCGGTAGAGCATGAGTGCATTCAGCGAGCCTTGGGAGTGCTTGACAGCAAGAACTCCCATTTGGAACAATTCAGGCTTCGCCCGAATCAGGCAGCGGATCTTGGCATGGTTTGCGGAGGAGATATAAGTGTTTTTTTCAGGTACATTTCATCGGGAGACGAACAGATGATAGATCTGGCCATAAGAGCCATCCGGATGTTTGACCAGGATCGAAAGTGCTGGCTGGCAATGGATCTTTCAAAAGAAGGGAAGGGGCAGATGTATCTTTATGAAGAAGGGGATTTGCCAAAAAAAGTGCAAGTAGCCGTATGTGCCAAAGCAAGGTCAGAGCCACAGGAGAGTCCTGCGAAATACTATTTGGAAAAATTAGTGCAAGGCAGCAAAGTTTATATTTTCGGCGGCGGCCATGTGGCCCAGGAGGCGGTTCCTACGCTTGCAAGGGTCAATTTTGACTGTATTGTACTGGAAGACAGGGAAGACTTTGCAAAGCCGGAATTATTTCCGGGGGCGAGAAGGACGCGGCTGGTTGATATGGAGCATCTGGAAGAAGTATGCAGGGATATCACGTCCGATGACTATATCTGTGTCATGACCAGAGGCCACCAGCACGACTTTCTGGTAGAAAAGCAGATTTTGCGCACGCCGGCATCTTACATCGGAGTGATCGGAAGCAGAAAAAAGAAGGAGGCGGTCTTTGCAAAACTCCGCCAGGAGGGGTATACAGACCAGGATCTGGCAAGGATCAAGACGCCGATGGGGCTGGATATCCAGGCAGAGACGCCAGCAGAAATAGCGGTCAGCATTGCGGCGGAGATGATTATGGAGCGAGCCCGCCGCAATCACATCGAGAGACCAAACGAAGGAGGGAAAGAGCCATGCGTCTGA
- a CDS encoding cysteine hydrolase family protein, whose protein sequence is MIKKALVVIDIQNDITKNYKEIIANINKSIDWAVEKNIHVVYIRHENLSSGTRTFKPDTCGAELASDLKIVSKNIFTKFKGNALTSEEFSNFINKNEICHFYITGADAVACVKSTCYNLRKANYDVSVLTDCITSYDKRKIDEMLRYYESKGCKLIGLNDLLNL, encoded by the coding sequence ATGATAAAAAAGGCTTTAGTAGTGATAGATATTCAAAATGATATAACTAAGAATTACAAAGAAATAATTGCAAATATAAACAAATCCATAGATTGGGCAGTAGAAAAAAATATTCATGTTGTGTACATAAGACATGAAAATTTATCAAGCGGAACCAGAACTTTCAAACCCGATACATGCGGGGCTGAACTGGCTTCGGATTTGAAAATAGTTTCAAAAAATATTTTCACAAAATTCAAAGGAAACGCATTAACCAGTGAGGAGTTCTCAAACTTCATAAATAAAAATGAAATATGTCATTTCTATATAACAGGAGCGGATGCTGTTGCCTGTGTTAAATCAACCTGCTACAACTTACGTAAAGCAAATTATGATGTTAGTGTACTGACAGATTGCATCACTAGTTATGATAAAAGGAAAATTGACGAAATGCTGCGATATTACGAGAGCAAAGGCTGCAAACTGATTGGTTTGAATGATTTGTTGAATTTATGA
- a CDS encoding low molecular weight protein-tyrosine-phosphatase: MIKILFVCHGNICRSPMAEFLFRDMIRKNGLQDKFTIASAATSREELGNPVHYGTVQKLKECGISTEGKYATLMTKKDYEKYDYLIGMEQRNVKNMLRILGGDPEQKVYRLLDFSESPRDIADPWYTGNFDRTYEDIYEGCQGLLEEVTRRR; encoded by the coding sequence ATGATAAAAATTCTATTTGTCTGCCACGGCAACATCTGTCGCTCCCCTATGGCAGAATTTTTATTTCGTGATATGATCCGAAAAAACGGACTGCAAGATAAGTTCACCATTGCTTCAGCAGCCACCAGCCGGGAGGAACTTGGCAATCCGGTACACTATGGCACTGTACAGAAATTAAAAGAATGTGGCATTAGCACAGAGGGGAAATACGCCACTTTGATGACGAAGAAAGATTATGAAAAATACGATTACCTGATTGGCATGGAGCAGAGAAATGTGAAAAACATGCTGAGGATTCTAGGAGGCGATCCGGAGCAAAAAGTATATAGATTACTGGATTTTTCTGAATCGCCAAGAGATATTGCAGATCCATGGTATACAGGAAACTTTGATAGAACGTATGAGGATATTTATGAGGGATGCCAAGGGCTGCTGGAAGAAGTAACACGAAGAAGGTAA
- a CDS encoding NTP transferase domain-containing protein: MIGLRYGAVVTVAEISSQMGEFKPMLPIGKETMIQRVVRTLRKADVENVVVITGYRHEVIEENLNYAGVMFLKNERFIQGGWIDSVKMGLEWLDDKCDKVLVIPGDVPMVTENTIRELLAQAGGFTYPTFQGEPGYPVVLGGQAASRVTNAISTEQGSTLGLTQGSTQPNAIEHLLKIMKGLDIPVTKLAVEDVGVTLQINSQKDYEKALRLYLDAAGRNDQVRVITKTMLATDEKFFGNGTEQLLELIGVTGSVNAACQAMQMSYTKAWKMINRIEKKLGYRVMERVAGGREGGGSQLTEEGERLLRVYRKMREEVQAAAEISFQKYLSDILG; encoded by the coding sequence GTGATTGGATTGCGTTACGGAGCGGTGGTTACAGTGGCGGAGATTTCTTCTCAGATGGGCGAGTTTAAGCCGATGCTGCCAATCGGGAAGGAAACGATGATACAGCGGGTCGTGCGGACGCTTAGGAAAGCAGACGTAGAGAATGTAGTTGTTATAACGGGGTATCGCCATGAGGTAATCGAAGAAAATTTAAATTATGCGGGCGTTATGTTTTTGAAAAACGAACGCTTCATTCAGGGCGGCTGGATTGATTCGGTAAAGATGGGGCTGGAATGGCTTGATGATAAGTGCGATAAGGTATTAGTCATTCCGGGAGATGTTCCCATGGTAACGGAAAACACGATACGGGAATTGCTTGCACAGGCGGGGGGATTCACATACCCGACATTTCAGGGAGAGCCCGGATACCCTGTCGTATTAGGCGGTCAGGCAGCCTCTCGGGTAACAAATGCCATATCAACAGAACAAGGTTCAACTCTAGGTTTAACTCAAGGTTCAACTCAGCCAAATGCCATAGAGCATCTATTGAAAATAATGAAGGGGTTGGATATCCCGGTTACAAAACTGGCAGTAGAAGATGTGGGAGTAACGCTTCAGATCAATTCGCAGAAGGACTATGAGAAGGCGTTGAGGCTTTATCTGGACGCGGCAGGCCGTAATGACCAGGTTCGGGTTATTACCAAGACGATGCTTGCTACGGATGAGAAGTTTTTTGGAAATGGAACGGAACAGCTTTTGGAACTCATTGGGGTCACCGGTTCTGTGAATGCGGCCTGCCAGGCCATGCAGATGTCTTATACCAAGGCTTGGAAGATGATTAACCGCATTGAAAAGAAATTAGGCTACCGGGTGATGGAACGAGTTGCGGGAGGCCGGGAGGGCGGAGGCTCTCAACTTACGGAAGAAGGCGAAAGGCTGCTGCGGGTATACCGGAAGATGAGGGAAGAAGTGCAGGCTGCTGCGGAAATAAGTTTTCAAAAGTATCTATCGGACATTCTGGGATAG
- a CDS encoding helix-turn-helix transcriptional regulator → MKENRYFQMIYLLLEKGSMTAPELADYFEVSVRTIYRDIDILSSAGIPVYATRGKGGGISIQDNFVLKKSILSEQEQTQILMALQGIRIVEDEYTRTLLSKLSSVFQKQNVNWLEIDFSSWTKSGAGKDNFQKLQSAIFKSKIVAFHYYSGKGEVIKRVVEPLKLVFKSTDWYLYGYCSTRNDFRFFKLTRIRNLEITNDEYVRSIPEQIFVEEEKFEMETVKVTLLFDKSMSFRVYDKFDDEVTENQDGSLLVETVMPNNELLISHILSWGDKVEVISPQNIRNKISERAKKIYEKYKT, encoded by the coding sequence ATGAAAGAAAATAGATATTTTCAAATGATTTATTTGTTGCTGGAAAAAGGCAGTATGACTGCTCCAGAATTAGCAGATTATTTTGAAGTGTCGGTAAGGACTATATACAGGGATATTGATATCTTAAGTTCTGCCGGCATACCGGTATATGCCACCCGGGGGAAAGGCGGCGGCATATCTATTCAAGATAATTTCGTGCTCAAAAAGTCTATCTTAAGCGAACAAGAGCAGACGCAAATACTTATGGCTTTGCAGGGAATTAGAATAGTTGAAGATGAATATACGAGAACTCTCCTATCGAAACTGAGCAGCGTGTTTCAAAAGCAGAATGTAAACTGGCTTGAAATTGATTTCTCAAGTTGGACAAAAAGCGGGGCAGGAAAAGATAACTTTCAAAAACTACAAAGTGCTATATTTAAGAGTAAGATAGTTGCATTTCATTATTACAGCGGCAAAGGCGAAGTGATCAAACGAGTCGTAGAACCACTTAAACTGGTCTTCAAGAGTACGGACTGGTACTTATATGGTTATTGCTCTACCCGTAACGATTTCCGATTTTTTAAATTAACTCGTATAAGAAATCTCGAAATTACCAACGACGAGTATGTTCGTTCCATTCCAGAACAAATATTTGTGGAAGAAGAAAAATTTGAAATGGAAACGGTAAAAGTAACGCTTTTATTTGATAAAAGTATGTCTTTTCGAGTATACGATAAGTTTGACGATGAAGTAACCGAAAATCAGGATGGTAGTTTATTAGTGGAAACCGTTATGCCAAATAATGAATTATTAATTAGCCATATCCTTTCTTGGGGTGATAAAGTGGAAGTAATTTCACCCCAAAACATTCGCAATAAAATATCTGAAAGAGCAAAAAAGATTTATGAAAAATATAAAACATGA
- a CDS encoding molybdopterin-binding protein produces the protein MRLIKTEEAAGHVLCHDITQIIKGVTKDAVFRKGHIVREEDIPVLLSVGKENLYVWEKQEGILHENEAAQILCRMCKGANMHPTEVKEGKIELIADCDGLLKIDVEKMNAVNRLGEMMIASRHGNFPVKKGDKIAGTRIIPLVIEEEKMRRAEALTQGEPIFQIVTYQKKRAGVITTGSEVYKHRIEDNFTPVIETKLKEYGVEMEDHAVCDDKPEMITEAIHKMLDKGMDMIICTGGMSVDPDDRTPLAIKNVAEDIVTYGAPVLPGAMFMLAYYNGDIPVMGLPGCVMYAKRTIFDLVLPRVLCNEKLKAEDLSRLGQGGLCLSCPTCTFPNCGFGKGA, from the coding sequence ATGCGTCTGATTAAGACGGAGGAAGCAGCTGGCCATGTGCTTTGCCATGATATCACGCAGATCATCAAGGGAGTGACCAAGGATGCCGTATTCAGAAAAGGCCATATCGTGAGAGAAGAGGATATCCCAGTACTTCTTTCCGTGGGAAAAGAGAATCTCTATGTCTGGGAGAAGCAGGAAGGTATCCTGCATGAGAATGAAGCCGCGCAGATTTTGTGCCGGATGTGCAAGGGGGCCAATATGCACCCGACGGAGGTCAAGGAAGGCAAGATTGAACTGATCGCAGACTGCGACGGCTTATTAAAGATTGATGTGGAGAAGATGAATGCGGTAAACCGTCTGGGAGAGATGATGATTGCCAGCCGTCACGGCAACTTTCCGGTAAAGAAAGGCGACAAGATTGCGGGAACCAGGATTATCCCGCTGGTCATTGAAGAAGAGAAGATGAGGCGGGCAGAGGCCCTGACACAGGGAGAACCGATTTTCCAGATCGTGACTTACCAAAAGAAGCGCGCAGGAGTTATCACTACCGGAAGTGAAGTATATAAGCACCGGATTGAGGATAATTTCACCCCCGTGATCGAAACTAAGCTAAAGGAATATGGCGTGGAGATGGAAGACCATGCGGTCTGCGATGACAAGCCGGAAATGATTACAGAAGCCATACATAAGATGCTCGATAAAGGAATGGACATGATCATTTGCACAGGAGGCATGAGCGTGGATCCGGATGACCGTACGCCGCTGGCGATCAAGAACGTGGCGGAGGATATCGTGACTTATGGCGCGCCGGTTCTTCCGGGGGCAATGTTCATGCTGGCTTATTACAATGGAGATATTCCCGTCATGGGATTGCCGGGCTGCGTCATGTATGCGAAAAGGACCATATTTGATCTGGTGCTTCCAAGAGTGCTGTGCAACGAGAAGTTAAAAGCAGAAGATTTGTCCAGACTTGGACAGGGAGGCTTATGCTTGTCCTGTCCTACTTGTACGTTTCCAAATTGCGGGTTCGGAAAAGGAGCGTAA